The genomic region GCTCACCAGGAAGCAGCAGACGGACGGCGGTCTGGATTTCGCGTGACGTGATCGTCGAACGCTTGTTGTAGTGCGCCAGGCGGGACGCTTCGGCGGCGATGCGCTCGAAGATGTCGTTCACGAAGCTGTTCATGATGCTCATCGCCTTCGACGAGATGCCAGTGTCCGGATGGACTTGCTTCAGCACCTTGTAGATGTAGATGGCGTAGCTTTCCTTGCGGGTcttgcgcttcttcttcttgtccgaCTTGGAGATATTTTTCTGGGCCTTGCCAGACTTCTTCGCTGCCTTTCCGCtggttttcggtgccattgCGATTGTTTAACGTGCGTGAAACGTGTTTCCTCGTTGAGCGTCACTTCAATTTTAACGCGATTTTCGACCCTCACTTCGGCTTTTATTCAGCGTCGGGCGAGTTCGCTGGCTGGCTTCGCTACACCTCGACGTTTATATAAACCCGGTTTCAGGTTCGTTTCGGCATCATATATGGTTGAGTGCCGGTTGTTGGAGTCTTGATTGGAAGTTCAACGAG from Anopheles coustani chromosome 3, idAnoCousDA_361_x.2, whole genome shotgun sequence harbors:
- the LOC131259892 gene encoding histone H2B encodes the protein MAPKTSGKAAKKSGKAQKNISKSDKKKKRKTRKESYAIYIYKVLKQVHPDTGISSKAMSIMNSFVNDIFERIAAEASRLAHYNKRSTITSREIQTAVRLLLPGELAKHAVSEGTKAVTKYTSSK